A single window of Malus sylvestris chromosome 5, drMalSylv7.2, whole genome shotgun sequence DNA harbors:
- the LOC126621403 gene encoding uncharacterized protein LOC126621403: MSGPSDRRFDLNLVEEAAPPSPDNIWRPSFVSLTGPLTVGDSVMKNDMTAAVVARNLLTPKYNRLLSKRSDELAVKDSLALSVQCAGSVSNMAQRLFARTRQVESLAAEVMSLKQEIRGLKHENKQLHRLAHDYATNMKRKLDQMKETDGQVLLDHQRFVGLFQRHLLPSSSGAVPRNEAPNDQPLMPPPSRVLSSTEAPNDPPPVPSLSGALPTAETSPKQPL, translated from the coding sequence atgtctggcccctccgaccgtcgttttgacttgaaccttgttgaagaggcagccccgccttctccagacaacatatggcgcccatccttcgtctcccttactggtcctcttaccgttggggattccgtgatgaagaatgatatgaccgctgcggtggtggccaggaaccttctcactcccaaatataacagactactttccaaacggtctgatgagttagctgttaaggattcgctggctctcagtgttcagtgtgcaggttctgtgtctaatatggcccaacgcctatttgctcgaacccgccaagttgaatcattggcagctgaagtgatgagtctcaaacaggagattagagggctcaagcatgagaataaacagttgcaccggctcgcacatgactatgctacaaacatgaagaggaagcttgaccagatgaaggaaactgatggtcaggttttacttgatcatcagagatttgtgggtttgttccaaagacatttattgccttcgtcttctggggctgtaccgcgtaatgaagctccaaatgatcaacctctgatgcctcctccttctagggttctgtccagtactgaggctccaaatgatccccctccggtgccttctctttctggggctctaccgactgctgagacttctcctaagcaacctttgtga